From the genome of Mugil cephalus isolate CIBA_MC_2020 chromosome 2, CIBA_Mcephalus_1.1, whole genome shotgun sequence, one region includes:
- the LOC125003864 gene encoding uncharacterized protein LOC125003864 isoform X1, with amino-acid sequence MWMRAASFTAFLSVCVYYSTFNNEPREAEEEGEDSMCSALRRHVVWESDGLVAYLHPRPWTPATVVLESSRPGQPGGSIFHLEEPEYLSWLLGARAVAKLLCDRLQVRRCALVSRPHRDRPAQIRVLPLHGLDAEWRPHVAGEEEHNAHDPGYSTSKTAPRWSDSSLTEVQTRIRAKLPSPDAPADLTFLGDDPAHPGLFPRIIRGEEQHWRVWDDEGHVAFLTPFPNSPGFTVLVPRRPLTSDIFRLEKGDYEGLALAARKVSRLLEEAFGAWGVALIFEGFEIDYAHAKLIPLVRSPGAEDDAAAKPTPPPRFFPAYPGYVTSEDGPEASADDLRATHDKITQI; translated from the exons CATGTGCTCCGCCCTTCGCCGTCACGTCGTCTGGGAGTCCGACGGGCTGGTGGCCTACCTCCACCCCCGGCCCTGGACCCCGGCCACCGTGGTCCTGGAGAGCAGCCGCCCCGGCCAACCCGGAGGCAGCATCTTCCACCTGGAGGAGCCGGAGTACTTATCCTGGCTGCTGGGGGCCAGAGCCGTGGCAAAGCTGCTCTGTGACAGACTCCAGGTTCGGAGATGTGCGCTGGTCAGCAGACCCCACCGAGACCGACCCGCCCAG ATCCGTGTCCTCCCCCTACACGGCCTGGATGCAGAGTGGCGACCTCACGTGGCCGGAGAGGAGGAGCACAACGCCCACGACCCGGGGTACTCCACCTCCAAGACCGCCCCCCGATGGAGCGACTCCAGCTTGACCGAAGTCCAGACCAGGATCCGAGCCAAGCTCCCGTCGCCGGACGCCCCGGCCGACCTGACCTTCCTCGGGGACGACCCCGCTCACCCCGGCCTGTTCCCCCGCATCATCCGGGGGGAGGAGCAGCACTGGCGGGTGTGGGACGACGAAGGGCACGTGGCCTTCCTCACCCCCTTCCCCAACTCCCCCGGGTTCACCGTGCTGGTCCCCCGGCGACCTCTGACCTCGGACATATTCCGGCTGGAAAAGGGAGACTACGAGGGGCTGGCGCTCGCCGCCAGGAAGGTGTCGCGGCTCCTGGAGGAGGCGTTCGGCGCCTGGGGGGTGGCGCTTATCTTCGAGGGCTTCGAGATCGACTACGCTCACGCCAAGTTGATACCACTGGTCCGGTCGCCGGGGGCGGAAGACGACGCCGCCGCCAAACCGACGCCGCCCCCCCGGTTTTTCCCCGCGTACCCCGGATACGTGACCTCAGAGGACGGACCTGAAGCCAGCGCGGACGACCTGAGGGCGACGCACGATAAAATAACTCAGATCTGA
- the LOC125003864 gene encoding uncharacterized protein LOC125003864 isoform X2, giving the protein MLFTKFSIRSMCSALRRHVVWESDGLVAYLHPRPWTPATVVLESSRPGQPGGSIFHLEEPEYLSWLLGARAVAKLLCDRLQVRRCALVSRPHRDRPAQIRVLPLHGLDAEWRPHVAGEEEHNAHDPGYSTSKTAPRWSDSSLTEVQTRIRAKLPSPDAPADLTFLGDDPAHPGLFPRIIRGEEQHWRVWDDEGHVAFLTPFPNSPGFTVLVPRRPLTSDIFRLEKGDYEGLALAARKVSRLLEEAFGAWGVALIFEGFEIDYAHAKLIPLVRSPGAEDDAAAKPTPPPRFFPAYPGYVTSEDGPEASADDLRATHDKITQI; this is encoded by the exons CATGTGCTCCGCCCTTCGCCGTCACGTCGTCTGGGAGTCCGACGGGCTGGTGGCCTACCTCCACCCCCGGCCCTGGACCCCGGCCACCGTGGTCCTGGAGAGCAGCCGCCCCGGCCAACCCGGAGGCAGCATCTTCCACCTGGAGGAGCCGGAGTACTTATCCTGGCTGCTGGGGGCCAGAGCCGTGGCAAAGCTGCTCTGTGACAGACTCCAGGTTCGGAGATGTGCGCTGGTCAGCAGACCCCACCGAGACCGACCCGCCCAG ATCCGTGTCCTCCCCCTACACGGCCTGGATGCAGAGTGGCGACCTCACGTGGCCGGAGAGGAGGAGCACAACGCCCACGACCCGGGGTACTCCACCTCCAAGACCGCCCCCCGATGGAGCGACTCCAGCTTGACCGAAGTCCAGACCAGGATCCGAGCCAAGCTCCCGTCGCCGGACGCCCCGGCCGACCTGACCTTCCTCGGGGACGACCCCGCTCACCCCGGCCTGTTCCCCCGCATCATCCGGGGGGAGGAGCAGCACTGGCGGGTGTGGGACGACGAAGGGCACGTGGCCTTCCTCACCCCCTTCCCCAACTCCCCCGGGTTCACCGTGCTGGTCCCCCGGCGACCTCTGACCTCGGACATATTCCGGCTGGAAAAGGGAGACTACGAGGGGCTGGCGCTCGCCGCCAGGAAGGTGTCGCGGCTCCTGGAGGAGGCGTTCGGCGCCTGGGGGGTGGCGCTTATCTTCGAGGGCTTCGAGATCGACTACGCTCACGCCAAGTTGATACCACTGGTCCGGTCGCCGGGGGCGGAAGACGACGCCGCCGCCAAACCGACGCCGCCCCCCCGGTTTTTCCCCGCGTACCCCGGATACGTGACCTCAGAGGACGGACCTGAAGCCAGCGCGGACGACCTGAGGGCGACGCACGATAAAATAACTCAGATCTGA